A region from the Triticum aestivum cultivar Chinese Spring chromosome 3D, IWGSC CS RefSeq v2.1, whole genome shotgun sequence genome encodes:
- the LOC123080840 gene encoding uncharacterized protein, with protein MATSWDVAAAGWAIVLGWLMLPIIAFLLSKILSFLVFDASKKLLELETCIIPELQHTMQAVDQERMIKRSEKLKPDVATLDKMAAMLRHAQEQVEDIFDDAKQKIVSGDILYGAVQTSTGCFNRSRLTITGIIRSGSSRLLQWTQSISTLFRWFRCMRGFLLSTICYADQTAPSNFSGRWSYCLCSSFDLFNNCCKSMLYWLVRMVEFARLYLLELCRI; from the coding sequence ATGGCCACTAGTTGGGATGTTGCCGCAGCTGGCTGGGCCATTGTGCTGGGCTGGTTGATGTTGCCCATCATCGCCTTTCTCTTGTCCAAGATCCTTTCCTTTCTGGTCTTCGACGCATCCAAGAAACTCCTGGAACTGGAGACCTGCATCATCCCGGAACTGCAGCACACGATGCAGGCAGTAGATCAAGAGAGGATGATAAAGAGATCAGAAAAACTGAAACCTGATGTAGCCACACTGGACAAGATGGCCGCCATGCTGAGGCACGCCCAGGAGCAAGTGGAAGACATCTTCGATGATGCTAAGCAAAAGATCGTCAGTGGCGACATTCTCTATGGCGCCGTGCAGACCAGCACTGGTTGCTTCAACAGGAGCCGTCTGACGATTACAGGAATCATCCGGAGCGGATCGTCCCGGCTACTGCAGTGGACGCAGAGCATCTCCACCTTGTTTCGGTGGTTCCGATGCATGCGTGGATTTCTGTTATCTACCATATGTTATGCCGACCAGACTGCACCCTCAAATTTCTCGGGGAGATGGTCCTATTGCTTGTGCAGCTCCTTTGACTTGTTCAATAACTGTTGTAAGTCCATGCTCTACTGGTTAGTTCGTATGGTTGAGTTTGCCCGCTTGTatctgttggagttgtgtcgaatatag